A genomic window from Flavobacterium sp. I3-2 includes:
- a CDS encoding S8 family serine peptidase — translation MKCKLSKLFFLVLAGSLTFNGYSQTAEGRKKIVKDYDLKKLEQLAVELKQKSEASYVKGLEVAKEMNLPIGGIDVDGGLFSLKGVDEETGEVLYYKSYNNTPTKSSVQTARAQHLYGGGSLGITIEGQLMTLGIWDGGQPQASHPNLGIARVTNKDGQTTIPGLDATELQEGRNHATHVSGTMIGNGSSQSSARGLAFQGFLWSNTWQNDISEMATQAALSLLVSNHSYGTRNDNFVNNPGVFGRYTNESRQIDVVTSEAPNYLPVIAAGNDRERKFSGLYLNSSRNGYDLLTHAAVSKNAVVVAAIEGFTSYVNTSSAVMSSFSQWGPTDDFRIKPDISAKGVDVYSSSMPSAGSTNTYEIMDGTSMAAPSVTGVFALWQQYFKELHAFLGKENMRAASLKALMAHTASEAGVYELRDSNVLNTTPGGPSPIFGWGVINAEGGAKIMKDAFEGAGTAVFKELQLENGQSYDLDVVLDGTQKLYATMAWTDLPGNVVSATDSSVPVLINDLDMRIYGPNDNNLVTPVGLPYKLNKSWLPSQLYAAKGDNDVDPIEKIVYFGGFDELAEAGTYRIKITHKGSLTGGNQKFSLIVSGGIVSFAEPNVSSEQFRFENLSIYPNPATDVLSFSADFNTIENAKVTIYDMLGKKVFQNDTLFNFDGDASVNVSGFSAGVYVVKITKNGNVDTRKVVIK, via the coding sequence ATGAAATGTAAATTATCTAAATTATTTTTTCTTGTTCTTGCAGGATCTTTGACTTTTAATGGGTATTCTCAAACTGCAGAAGGGAGAAAAAAAATTGTTAAAGATTATGATTTAAAAAAACTAGAACAATTAGCTGTTGAGTTAAAACAAAAATCTGAGGCAAGTTATGTTAAAGGCTTAGAGGTTGCTAAAGAAATGAACTTACCTATCGGTGGAATTGATGTTGATGGAGGTTTGTTTTCTTTAAAAGGGGTTGATGAAGAAACGGGAGAAGTGTTGTATTACAAATCATATAATAATACTCCAACAAAAAGTTCAGTTCAGACTGCTAGAGCTCAACATCTATACGGAGGAGGATCATTAGGTATTACTATTGAAGGGCAGTTAATGACTTTAGGTATTTGGGATGGAGGACAGCCGCAGGCTTCACATCCTAATTTAGGTATTGCTCGAGTGACTAATAAAGATGGTCAGACTACAATTCCTGGTTTAGATGCTACTGAATTGCAAGAAGGTAGAAATCATGCTACACATGTTTCGGGAACTATGATTGGAAATGGTTCTAGTCAATCTTCAGCTAGAGGTTTGGCGTTTCAAGGTTTTTTATGGTCTAATACTTGGCAAAATGATATATCTGAAATGGCAACTCAGGCAGCTCTTAGTTTATTAGTTTCTAATCATTCTTACGGAACTCGAAATGATAATTTTGTTAATAATCCTGGTGTTTTTGGACGTTATACTAATGAATCGAGACAAATTGATGTTGTGACTAGTGAAGCGCCTAATTATTTACCGGTTATTGCTGCGGGAAATGATCGAGAGAGAAAGTTTTCTGGTCTTTATTTAAATTCAAGTAGAAATGGTTATGACTTATTAACGCATGCGGCTGTTTCTAAAAATGCTGTTGTTGTTGCTGCGATTGAAGGGTTTACCTCATATGTAAATACAAGTTCAGCTGTAATGTCAAGTTTTAGCCAATGGGGGCCTACAGATGATTTTAGAATTAAACCAGATATTTCTGCTAAAGGTGTAGATGTGTATTCTTCAAGTATGCCGAGTGCTGGATCGACAAATACTTATGAAATTATGGATGGAACTTCGATGGCAGCTCCTTCAGTTACGGGTGTTTTTGCTTTGTGGCAACAGTATTTTAAAGAATTGCATGCTTTTTTAGGAAAAGAAAATATGAGGGCAGCTTCTTTAAAAGCTTTAATGGCTCATACTGCTAGTGAGGCAGGAGTTTATGAATTAAGGGATTCAAATGTGCTAAATACAACTCCAGGTGGTCCAAGTCCAATTTTTGGATGGGGTGTGATTAATGCAGAAGGTGGCGCTAAGATAATGAAGGACGCTTTTGAAGGTGCTGGAACTGCGGTTTTTAAGGAGTTGCAACTTGAAAATGGACAAAGTTATGATTTAGATGTAGTTTTAGATGGAACTCAGAAGTTATATGCTACTATGGCTTGGACTGATTTGCCAGGAAATGTGGTTAGTGCGACAGATTCAAGCGTTCCAGTTTTGATTAATGATTTAGATATGAGGATATATGGGCCTAATGATAATAATTTAGTTACACCTGTTGGTTTGCCTTATAAATTAAATAAATCTTGGCTTCCTAGTCAATTGTACGCGGCTAAAGGAGATAATGATGTTGATCCAATTGAAAAAATTGTTTATTTTGGAGGTTTTGATGAATTAGCAGAAGCAGGAACGTATAGAATTAAGATTACTCATAAAGGGAGTTTGACAGGTGGTAACCAGAAGTTTTCTTTGATTGTGTCGGGTGGAATAGTTTCGTTTGCTGAGCCTAATGTCTCTTCAGAGCAGTTTAGATTTGAAAATTTAAGTATTTACCCAAATCCTGCTACTGATGTGTTGAGTTTTTCTGCTGATTTTAATACTATTGAAAATGCAAAAGTTACAATTTACGATATGCTAGGTAAGAAAGTGTTTCAAAATGATACATTGTTTAATTTTGATGGTGATGCAAGTGTTAATGTCTCTGGATTTAGCGCAGGTGTTTATGTTGTTAAAATTACAAAAAATGGCAATGTTGATACAAGAAAAGTTGTGATTAAATAG
- a CDS encoding SusC/RagA family TonB-linked outer membrane protein produces the protein MKSKFTWILLLLSVLTFQFSFAQTKVVTGVVTSKDYGDPIPGATILVEGTTRGVDTDENGKYSINAAQGEKIIVHFLGFKTQKATVGVSNVLNFSLVADEDTELTGVVIDAYRTTSKPKSNIAASTVSSKTIEGRPNASFVQTLQAQVPGLNISTGSGQPGSSNTTVILRGIGSINGNVEPLFVIDGVPMGSANFRSINPNDIENITVLKDAGATSIYGNRGANGVIVVTTKGGAFDQDLTIKYVGNTGVSTLQKNHYNAMNGSELRAFENSVYQQTNQAKGRSWSANEIKNSPNQDWLDYFFRTAITQSHTLSFNSGSKTMSAFTSVGYTDQEGILKNTDLKRFNFRNNLNGKSKDGRINYGTNVTANYSKSRVASGLGTGGVNTNFVLGGLQGIPYITPGDYPGSGKALVDMFNSGRGGLELSPLMLMDKLQYFKYQQDEFKMIAQGNISYKLTDNFTAGTSIGIDYTVNNAFNYDDPNSFNSIYFGSDITGQEFDGFTSETYAQTFSFNSTSYLKWAESYGLHNINAGVYIEYLKAHYKSNSLTQNGLDPYFSQPGAGTGWIPYSEDNEFYVPSISGSKATSGLFSYFGNVDYDYDTRYGIGVTVRRDASFRFADSNRWGTFYSISARWNISNEKFMENATAVSDLKLRGSFGTAGNQDITGSGLFGGANLYRTLYGVGAGYNNNPSLGLAQLPNPDLKWETIEQANIGLDFGFFENRLRGSLDVYQKTTKDLYQTKPISAINGQTGLLANIGSMRNRGIELLIAGDVIKNDNMRLTLNANGSYNKNQIIKLPGDTGVVWNSGLSTMREGDMIGQLYLVPYIGVNPANGNLWFMDKDGNPTETPTDADRRYTNKSSMPIYQGGFGFDFDYKGFFVTTQFSYALKTYRFDYDYSSFLDTNDITTFNKSKDLLNAWTPNNTNTDIPGLMANNTFYENISDRFVKDASYVRLRYITVGYNFPAKNLLPLKLSSLRVYGQAENLLTWTKWKGFDAESNRGSDQAQYPTPRTISFGVEVQF, from the coding sequence ATGAAGTCAAAGTTTACTTGGATTTTGTTACTGTTATCAGTTTTGACTTTCCAGTTTTCGTTCGCGCAAACTAAAGTTGTTACTGGAGTAGTAACTTCAAAAGACTATGGGGATCCAATTCCAGGGGCTACCATTTTGGTAGAAGGTACAACACGTGGTGTTGATACAGACGAAAATGGGAAATACTCTATTAATGCTGCGCAAGGAGAGAAAATAATTGTGCATTTTTTAGGATTTAAAACACAAAAAGCAACAGTTGGGGTTTCTAATGTTTTAAATTTTTCATTGGTTGCTGATGAAGATACTGAGTTGACAGGTGTCGTAATTGATGCTTACAGAACTACATCTAAGCCAAAATCAAATATTGCAGCTTCAACTGTAAGTTCTAAAACAATTGAAGGAAGACCTAATGCTTCTTTTGTTCAGACTTTACAGGCGCAAGTTCCAGGTTTAAATATTAGTACTGGTTCTGGGCAACCTGGTTCTAGTAATACAACTGTGATTTTGCGAGGAATCGGGTCTATCAACGGAAATGTAGAGCCTTTATTTGTAATTGATGGTGTACCGATGGGGTCTGCTAATTTTAGAAGTATCAATCCTAATGATATTGAAAATATTACTGTGTTGAAAGACGCAGGTGCTACTTCTATCTATGGAAACAGAGGTGCTAACGGTGTGATTGTAGTTACGACCAAAGGAGGTGCTTTTGATCAGGATTTAACTATTAAGTATGTTGGGAATACGGGGGTGAGTACTCTTCAAAAGAATCATTACAACGCAATGAATGGTTCTGAATTAAGAGCTTTCGAAAATAGTGTTTATCAGCAAACTAATCAAGCTAAAGGTAGAAGTTGGTCAGCAAATGAAATTAAAAATTCACCAAATCAAGATTGGTTAGATTATTTCTTTAGAACTGCTATTACCCAAAGTCATACATTGTCTTTTAACTCTGGTTCGAAAACTATGAGCGCGTTTACATCGGTGGGATATACTGATCAAGAAGGTATCTTGAAAAATACAGATTTAAAACGTTTCAATTTTAGAAATAATTTAAATGGTAAGAGTAAAGATGGTAGAATAAACTATGGAACAAATGTAACGGCTAACTATTCTAAGTCTAGAGTTGCTTCAGGTTTAGGAACTGGTGGAGTTAATACTAATTTTGTATTGGGAGGTTTGCAAGGTATACCTTATATTACTCCAGGAGATTATCCTGGTTCAGGAAAAGCTTTAGTTGATATGTTTAATTCTGGTAGAGGAGGGTTAGAATTATCACCTTTAATGTTGATGGATAAATTACAGTATTTTAAATATCAACAAGATGAATTTAAAATGATTGCTCAAGGTAATATTAGTTATAAATTAACAGATAATTTTACTGCTGGTACAAGTATAGGTATTGATTATACAGTTAATAATGCTTTTAATTACGATGACCCAAATTCATTTAATTCGATTTATTTTGGATCTGATATAACAGGTCAAGAATTTGATGGATTTACTAGTGAAACATATGCTCAAACTTTTTCATTTAATTCTACTTCTTATTTGAAATGGGCTGAATCTTATGGTTTACATAATATTAATGCTGGTGTTTATATTGAATATTTGAAAGCTCATTATAAATCAAATTCATTAACTCAAAATGGTTTAGATCCTTATTTTTCTCAACCAGGTGCGGGGACAGGATGGATTCCTTATTCTGAAGATAATGAATTCTACGTTCCTTCAATTTCAGGTAGTAAAGCAACTTCAGGTTTGTTTTCTTACTTTGGAAATGTTGATTATGATTATGATACTCGATATGGTATTGGTGTAACAGTTAGACGTGATGCTTCTTTCCGTTTTGCTGATTCTAATCGTTGGGGGACTTTCTATTCTATTTCGGCTCGTTGGAATATTAGCAATGAGAAATTTATGGAAAATGCTACAGCAGTTTCTGATTTGAAATTAAGAGGGTCTTTTGGTACTGCAGGTAACCAAGATATTACAGGTTCTGGGTTGTTTGGTGGAGCCAATTTGTATAGAACACTATATGGAGTTGGAGCTGGATATAATAATAATCCGTCTTTAGGTTTAGCTCAATTGCCAAATCCTGATTTAAAATGGGAAACAATTGAACAGGCGAATATTGGTTTAGATTTTGGTTTTTTTGAAAATAGATTACGTGGATCTTTAGATGTTTATCAAAAAACTACTAAAGATTTGTATCAAACTAAACCTATTTCTGCAATCAATGGACAAACTGGTTTGTTAGCTAATATTGGAAGTATGAGAAATAGAGGTATTGAGCTGTTAATCGCAGGAGATGTTATTAAGAATGATAATATGAGATTAACTTTAAATGCGAATGGTTCTTATAATAAAAATCAAATTATTAAATTACCTGGTGATACAGGAGTAGTTTGGAATAGTGGTTTAAGTACTATGAGAGAAGGTGATATGATAGGTCAATTATATTTAGTTCCTTATATTGGGGTTAATCCAGCAAACGGTAATTTATGGTTTATGGATAAGGATGGTAACCCTACAGAGACACCAACTGATGCAGACAGAAGATATACTAATAAATCTTCAATGCCAATTTATCAAGGTGGTTTCGGATTTGATTTTGATTACAAAGGATTTTTTGTTACAACTCAGTTTTCATATGCTCTTAAAACATACCGTTTTGATTATGACTATTCTAGCTTCTTAGATACAAATGATATAACAACTTTCAATAAATCAAAAGATTTGTTAAACGCTTGGACTCCGAATAATACAAATACAGATATTCCAGGTTTAATGGCTAATAATACTTTTTATGAAAATATTTCTGATCGTTTTGTAAAAGATGCTTCTTATGTACGTTTACGTTATATAACTGTTGGTTATAATTTCCCTGCTAAAAATCTTTTACCATTGAAATTATCTAGTTTAAGAGTTTATGGTCAAGCAGAAAACTTATTAACTTGGACTAAGTGGAAAGGTTTTGATGCTGAGAGTAATAGAGGAAGTGATCAGGCGCAATATCCAACGCCTAGAACAATTTCTTTTGGTGTAGAAGTTCAATTCTAA
- a CDS encoding RagB/SusD family nutrient uptake outer membrane protein translates to MRKKGILLILALTGLLSSCNDAIDIEQPGQVTNPSEIYKTPKDIQRGLMGIYALLPGESEIEFVSVFTDEVAIGIANGGQGLISGEYGFLMQPGNGFASSAWGGYYRVINQINRLLKSNEDLMASASAADLQLLKDYKANLLTLRAYANYKLFAYFTPNYTNPSGLSIMKLDFMQTDDYSKVIGRSTVSEIKKFILDDLSEAELNFTQGQVSSVYVTQGLVDAIRTKLYAMVGDYPNVITSGQAVLALPQNQIGTVQDFADYFNNKEISKEIIFQLQRVRGNASVASAWYSASVGSNGSPFYEMGRSLYNELDKLDPANTNKQVNVSRNDVRYEVNVLYLNQPGAVSNVNSPQYRGSFAMADYETLPQAEYVAKDKLFIGKYLGKRSESLPLQNNIPVMRSADIYLAIAEARANAGEINSTATSINSLYTDGQNGNSVEGILFFLRANRSHDRSLLVRQAPFTNVQEAWKAILAERRVEFAFEGHRYLDMKRIGAKAGSPGFQRYSKDAIVNGTTAGLPVTDHRMTLPIPTSELNSNPIIKGQQNPGY, encoded by the coding sequence ATGAGAAAAAAAGGTATATTATTAATATTAGCATTAACAGGATTATTATCATCTTGTAACGATGCAATTGACATTGAGCAACCAGGTCAAGTCACTAATCCATCTGAGATTTATAAAACTCCAAAAGATATTCAACGTGGTCTTATGGGAATATATGCTCTATTGCCAGGTGAAAGCGAAATTGAGTTTGTTTCAGTTTTTACTGACGAAGTTGCTATTGGAATAGCTAATGGTGGACAAGGATTAATTTCTGGCGAATATGGTTTTCTTATGCAGCCAGGAAATGGATTTGCTTCTTCTGCTTGGGGAGGGTATTACCGTGTAATTAATCAAATCAATAGATTGTTGAAATCTAATGAGGATTTAATGGCTTCTGCATCTGCTGCCGATTTGCAGCTTTTGAAAGATTATAAAGCTAATTTGTTAACATTAAGAGCTTATGCAAATTACAAATTGTTTGCATATTTTACTCCTAATTATACTAATCCTTCAGGACTTTCTATTATGAAGCTTGATTTTATGCAAACTGACGACTATTCAAAAGTAATTGGAAGGTCTACTGTTAGCGAAATCAAGAAATTTATTTTGGATGATTTATCTGAGGCTGAGTTAAATTTTACTCAAGGACAAGTATCTAGTGTGTATGTTACTCAAGGTTTGGTGGATGCAATAAGAACAAAGTTATATGCAATGGTAGGTGATTACCCTAATGTTATCACATCTGGTCAGGCAGTTCTTGCTCTTCCTCAAAATCAGATTGGAACAGTTCAAGATTTTGCGGACTATTTTAATAATAAGGAAATTTCAAAAGAGATAATTTTTCAATTACAACGTGTGAGAGGTAATGCTTCTGTTGCTTCAGCTTGGTATTCTGCTTCTGTAGGAAGTAATGGATCTCCTTTTTATGAAATGGGTCGTTCGTTATATAACGAATTGGATAAATTAGATCCTGCTAATACAAATAAACAAGTTAATGTTTCTAGAAATGACGTTCGTTATGAGGTAAACGTATTGTATCTTAATCAACCAGGTGCTGTTTCTAATGTAAATAGTCCTCAATATAGAGGGTCTTTTGCAATGGCTGATTACGAAACTTTACCTCAAGCAGAATATGTTGCGAAGGATAAATTGTTTATTGGTAAATATTTAGGTAAAAGAAGTGAAAGTTTGCCATTGCAAAATAATATTCCAGTAATGCGTTCGGCAGACATTTATTTAGCAATTGCTGAAGCACGTGCTAATGCTGGAGAAATTAATTCAACAGCTACATCTATAAATTCATTATATACAGATGGTCAAAATGGTAATAGTGTTGAAGGAATTCTTTTCTTTTTGAGAGCAAATCGTTCTCACGATCGTTCACTTTTAGTTCGTCAAGCTCCTTTTACCAATGTTCAAGAAGCTTGGAAAGCTATTCTTGCTGAAAGAAGAGTTGAATTTGCTTTTGAAGGACATCGTTATTTAGATATGAAGCGTATTGGTGCTAAAGCAGGTTCTCCTGGTTTCCAACGTTATTCTAAAGATGCTATTGTTAATGGTACAACAGCAGGTTTGCCTGTAACAGATCATAGAATGACTTTACCAATACCAACTTCGGAATTAAATTCAAACCCTATTATAAAAGGACAACAAAATCCTGGTTATTAA
- a CDS encoding putative porin, giving the protein MSAQVKRTDKLKIKDEKNVKIDNTKVNQTNNNPTTLNNTNVESKNSTTKSVTSQDSIAPIDWYKIISYDNKITEVDTALTIKKFQQLNFLGRDMFGLQSLSNDGQTYNVLDYSLINNHMNPSFGFSSKQWNYYQIEDINYYKVPTPFTELSYRSVVKQGQNLNTLFTTNFNERTNVFIGYRALRSLGAYLNELNSIGNFKLGGSYNTKDEKYYLQMNFVFQDIMNQENGGITDIDLFESSDAPYNNRERLNVYMRNANSLFKGTRAFLNHKYQFNSSTENEIWVKHKFFYEYQSNEFNQTDLTTFESSIRYFGDSYSNSIKDKVRFKNFYNQLSLAYNSTSLGELAFNTEISSFDYYYNSIVVKGNSEIVPAFLKYDLVTLGGSYGIDKEDFSFNAEARQSISEISTTELKAEISYDINDLYTLKANYQYLSKIPEMTQQMFQSTYVDYNWINNFSNEKIQSINATFENPYVNLSGNFQLINDKIYFSNNNLNLNAFAVPEQQLVTPKQYDKTIGYFNIKAQREFKFGKFALDNTLLFQQVTQDENIVNVPSFITRNTIYYTDKLFKKALFLQTGIVFKYHTKYYANEYNPILGDYFVQDSRKIGGFPTFDFFVNAKIKTARIYLNLEHFNSSFTGYNFFATPTRPFTDMRLRFGIVWDFFW; this is encoded by the coding sequence ATGAGTGCTCAAGTAAAGAGAACGGATAAATTGAAAATAAAAGACGAGAAGAATGTTAAGATTGATAATACAAAAGTCAATCAAACAAATAATAATCCAACAACTTTAAATAATACAAATGTTGAATCTAAAAATTCTACTACTAAATCAGTTACAAGTCAAGATTCAATTGCTCCAATTGATTGGTATAAAATAATCTCTTACGACAACAAAATAACTGAAGTTGATACGGCTTTAACTATAAAAAAATTTCAACAACTTAATTTTTTAGGGCGCGATATGTTTGGTCTTCAATCATTATCTAATGACGGCCAAACCTATAATGTATTGGATTATTCTTTGATTAATAATCACATGAATCCCAGTTTTGGTTTTAGTTCTAAGCAATGGAATTATTATCAGATTGAAGATATAAATTATTATAAAGTTCCAACTCCCTTTACTGAATTGTCGTATCGTTCTGTAGTAAAACAAGGTCAAAACCTGAACACGCTTTTTACAACAAACTTCAACGAACGCACAAATGTTTTTATTGGATATCGAGCTTTACGTTCACTTGGTGCTTATCTAAATGAATTGAATTCAATCGGGAATTTCAAATTAGGAGGTTCTTATAATACAAAAGACGAAAAATATTATCTTCAAATGAACTTTGTTTTTCAAGACATCATGAATCAAGAAAACGGAGGAATTACAGATATCGATTTGTTTGAATCAAGTGATGCACCATATAACAATCGCGAAAGATTGAACGTTTATATGCGTAATGCTAATTCACTTTTTAAAGGAACTCGTGCTTTTTTGAATCACAAATACCAATTCAATAGTTCTACAGAAAATGAAATTTGGGTAAAGCACAAATTCTTTTACGAATATCAATCTAATGAATTTAATCAAACCGATTTGACAACATTTGAATCTAGCATTCGTTATTTTGGAGATTCATATTCTAATTCTATAAAAGATAAAGTTCGTTTTAAAAATTTTTATAATCAATTATCATTGGCATACAATTCTACATCTTTGGGCGAATTGGCCTTTAATACAGAAATTTCTTCCTTTGATTATTACTATAATTCCATTGTCGTAAAAGGAAATTCAGAAATTGTTCCTGCCTTTTTGAAATACGATTTAGTTACTTTAGGTGGTTCATACGGCATAGATAAAGAAGATTTTAGTTTTAATGCAGAGGCAAGACAATCAATATCTGAAATTTCTACCACTGAATTAAAAGCCGAAATAAGTTACGACATTAATGATTTATATACCTTAAAGGCAAATTATCAATATTTGAGTAAAATTCCAGAAATGACACAACAAATGTTTCAAAGTACATATGTCGATTACAATTGGATAAATAATTTTTCTAATGAAAAAATACAATCAATTAATGCAACATTTGAAAATCCTTATGTCAATCTTTCGGGTAACTTTCAATTAATAAACGATAAAATTTATTTCTCAAATAATAATTTAAATTTAAATGCTTTTGCAGTTCCAGAACAGCAATTGGTAACGCCAAAGCAATACGACAAAACCATTGGGTATTTTAATATAAAAGCCCAACGCGAATTTAAGTTTGGGAAATTTGCCTTAGACAATACCTTGTTGTTTCAGCAAGTAACGCAAGACGAAAATATTGTTAATGTTCCAAGCTTCATAACACGAAACACTATTTATTATACCGATAAATTGTTCAAAAAAGCGTTGTTTCTTCAAACAGGAATCGTTTTCAAATACCATACAAAATATTATGCAAACGAATACAATCCAATCTTAGGAGATTATTTCGTACAAGACTCACGTAAGATTGGTGGTTTCCCAACTTTCGATTTCTTTGTCAATGCAAAGATTAAAACTGCAAGGATTTATCTAAACTTAGAACACTTCAATTCAAGTTTCACAGGTTATAATTTCTTTGCAACACCAACGCGCCCGTTTACCGATATGCGTTTACGTTTCGGAATCGTTTGGGATTTCTTCTGGTAG
- a CDS encoding pyridoxal-phosphate dependent enzyme, producing the protein MKIAKNILETIGNTPMVQLNHITKEIPATVLAKVEYFNPGHSCKDRMALKMVEDAEADGRLVPGGTIIEGTSGNTGMGLALAAVVKGYKLICVITDKQSKEKMDILRAVGAKVVVCPTDVEPTDPRSYYSVSKRLAEETPNGWYVNQYDNPSNAQANYEQTGPEIWEQTEGKITHFIVGVGTGGTISGVGKYLKEKNPNIKIWGVDTYGSVFKKYKETGIFDENEVYSYVTEGIGEDILPKNVNFDVIDAFTKVTDKDAAVYCRKLALEEGLFVGMSSGSAIKGLLQLKDELGPDDVVVVLFHDSGSRYIGKIFNDDWMRDRGYLTDEVSTAVDLIQNHIDKPLAIVRTEELVSHAIDRMRTLKISQLPVIDVNGFAGSLNESDLFNAYLADANIIEKPIREIMGAAYPIVQANASIEEVSKLINKENQAVLVALENGKHHIITKYDIINAIK; encoded by the coding sequence ATGAAAATCGCAAAAAATATATTAGAAACTATTGGGAATACGCCAATGGTTCAATTAAATCATATCACAAAAGAAATTCCAGCAACTGTTTTAGCTAAAGTTGAATATTTCAACCCAGGTCATTCTTGTAAAGACCGTATGGCTCTTAAAATGGTTGAAGATGCCGAAGCAGACGGACGCTTAGTTCCGGGAGGAACAATCATCGAAGGAACTTCTGGAAATACCGGAATGGGATTAGCTTTAGCTGCTGTTGTAAAAGGTTACAAATTAATTTGTGTAATTACAGACAAGCAGTCTAAAGAAAAAATGGATATCCTTCGTGCAGTTGGTGCAAAAGTAGTCGTTTGTCCTACAGATGTTGAACCAACTGACCCACGTTCTTACTATTCAGTTTCGAAACGTTTAGCAGAAGAAACGCCAAACGGATGGTACGTAAATCAATACGATAATCCATCAAACGCTCAAGCGAACTACGAACAAACAGGTCCAGAAATTTGGGAACAAACCGAAGGTAAAATCACGCACTTTATTGTTGGAGTTGGAACAGGTGGAACTATTTCTGGAGTTGGAAAATACTTAAAAGAGAAAAATCCAAACATCAAAATTTGGGGAGTTGATACCTACGGTTCGGTTTTCAAAAAATATAAAGAAACTGGAATCTTTGACGAGAATGAAGTTTATTCTTACGTAACCGAAGGAATCGGAGAAGATATTTTACCTAAGAACGTAAACTTTGATGTTATCGACGCATTCACTAAAGTAACCGATAAAGATGCGGCGGTTTACTGTCGTAAATTAGCTTTAGAAGAAGGTTTATTTGTTGGGATGTCTTCGGGTTCGGCAATCAAAGGATTGTTGCAATTAAAAGACGAATTAGGTCCTGATGATGTAGTAGTCGTTTTGTTCCACGATTCAGGTTCTCGTTATATCGGTAAAATCTTTAACGACGATTGGATGAGAGATAGAGGTTACTTAACAGATGAAGTTTCAACCGCGGTTGATTTAATTCAAAACCATATCGATAAACCTTTAGCAATTGTTCGTACAGAAGAGTTAGTGTCACATGCTATTGATAGAATGAGAACATTGAAGATTTCACAACTTCCAGTTATTGATGTTAACGGATTTGCAGGTTCATTAAATGAATCGGATTTATTCAATGCATATTTAGCTGATGCTAATATCATCGAAAAACCAATTCGTGAAATTATGGGAGCTGCTTATCCAATCGTACAAGCAAATGCTTCAATCGAAGAAGTTTCTAAATTAATCAATAAAGAAAATCAAGCGGTGTTGGTTGCTTTAGAAAACGGTAAACACCACATCATTACAAAATACGACATCATTAACGCTATCAAATAA